One Blastocatellia bacterium genomic window carries:
- a CDS encoding isocitrate dehydrogenase (NAD(+)) encodes MGYTITLIPGDGIGPEVSAAVVRILAAARVPIQWEEHVAGMQALNRYGDPLPFAVLESIERNRVALKGPITTPIGEGFPSVNVRLRKELDLYANLRPVRNLPGIPTRFGSVDLVVVRENTEDLYSGLEHIVVPGVVESLKIITERASTRIARFAFEYARRERRRKVTAVHKANIMKLSDGLFLDCFRRVARDYPEIEIEEKIVDNACMQLVMNPQQFDVLLLENLYGDIISDLAAGLVGGLGVVGGANLGDTIAVFEAVHGSAPDIAGKNLANPTAMLLSALMMLRHIGEAEAADRIYAALCRVLAERQIRTRDLGGTATTTEFTEAILAELEA; translated from the coding sequence GATTCCGGGAGATGGCATTGGGCCAGAAGTTTCCGCGGCCGTCGTGCGAATCCTTGCGGCAGCCCGCGTCCCCATCCAGTGGGAAGAGCACGTCGCGGGGATGCAAGCTCTCAATCGCTACGGCGATCCCCTCCCCTTCGCGGTCTTGGAATCCATCGAGCGCAACCGCGTGGCTCTCAAAGGGCCGATCACGACGCCCATCGGCGAAGGCTTTCCGAGCGTCAACGTGCGCTTGCGAAAGGAATTGGACCTGTACGCCAATCTCCGTCCGGTGCGCAACCTTCCCGGCATCCCCACACGCTTCGGCTCCGTGGACCTCGTCGTCGTGCGCGAGAACACGGAGGACCTCTACTCGGGATTGGAACACATCGTCGTGCCGGGCGTCGTCGAATCGCTCAAGATCATCACCGAGCGCGCCTCGACGCGCATCGCGCGCTTCGCCTTCGAGTACGCGCGCCGAGAGCGGAGACGGAAGGTGACAGCCGTGCATAAGGCCAACATCATGAAGCTCTCGGATGGGCTCTTCTTGGACTGCTTTCGGCGCGTCGCGCGCGACTATCCCGAGATCGAGATCGAGGAGAAGATCGTGGACAACGCTTGCATGCAGCTGGTGATGAATCCGCAGCAGTTTGACGTCCTGCTTTTGGAGAACCTCTACGGGGACATCATCTCCGACCTCGCAGCCGGGCTCGTCGGTGGATTGGGGGTTGTTGGGGGAGCGAATCTCGGAGATACGATTGCCGTCTTCGAGGCCGTGCATGGGAGCGCACCGGACATCGCCGGGAAGAATCTGGCTAATCCGACGGCGATGCTCCTGTCGGCTTTGATGATGCTGCGCCACATCGGGGAGGCGGAAGCAGCCGATCGAATTTACGCAGCTCTGTGCCGGGTGCTCGCCGAGCGGCAGATTCGCACCCGCGATTTAGGAGGGACGGCGACGACGACGGAATTCACTGAGGCGATTTTGGCGGAGCTGGAGGCATGA
- a CDS encoding M28 family peptidase — MRFTRSRRRAHLFLSILVFASLANPSAVALPASLLPSDLVSQLLAEASGERVLAITAELAALARYPASQGFARAAEIVAERARAVGLAGVRILSFPADVPSWDVRRGELWVLDPEPVKLADAAELPLSVAQYSRDAEVEAEIVAVGGGTNAADYRGVDVRGKIVLASGPPHQVEPLAIVERGAVGIISYAQSAFFGIAASEEAVAWGYLSPERAKQGTPGFAFMLSPTRGRALAQRLAQGERLRARVRLRVDMRWPGQMKMVVAEIPGTRVRDQDIVFTAHLDHPPPGANDNASGSAALLEIARVLLTLIRQGKIPPPLRTMRFWWVTEIESTYRYFFANPEEASRLLVNVNIDQAGGDRHGRTDFIAIRQPSWMGTFADDIIRAIARLASDLAPVGRAPSPLFVAPTGTRDPFALQFWPYAPLSDHLVFETSGIGVPSISLAAPSLRYIHTSEDRVEHLDPTALKRMVFLGAACGLFLANATARDLPKLLAEVRAGGAERLGEAEARALQWIAEGTREDVHARFKRAYHIVQQAYERESRILASLAKLALAEGASDPVATLKYESGFTWNLFVLQEAAVQLLTEQYERTCRTLGVAPQELEPEAEERRLHQFIPMRTLSLGPEFRAWLEYTSPRLGLGLSTLVKNLIDGERSLAHIYWAASAEFENVALTDIEVFVNELVAKGWVKLRERQ; from the coding sequence ATGAGGTTCACTCGGTCGCGGCGTCGAGCGCATCTTTTCCTGAGCATCCTCGTCTTCGCGAGCCTCGCGAATCCTTCGGCGGTCGCTCTACCAGCGTCATTGTTGCCCTCGGACCTCGTCTCGCAACTTCTCGCCGAAGCCTCGGGCGAGCGCGTCCTAGCGATCACGGCGGAACTGGCGGCCCTCGCCCGATATCCGGCTTCTCAAGGATTCGCTCGCGCCGCTGAGATCGTGGCCGAACGCGCGCGCGCTGTGGGATTGGCCGGCGTGCGCATTCTCAGCTTTCCTGCCGATGTCCCCTCCTGGGACGTGCGGCGCGGTGAACTCTGGGTGCTTGATCCGGAACCGGTCAAGCTCGCTGATGCGGCCGAGCTTCCGCTCTCCGTCGCTCAATACAGCCGCGATGCTGAGGTGGAAGCCGAGATCGTCGCCGTCGGCGGAGGGACGAATGCGGCCGATTATCGCGGCGTGGACGTGCGAGGGAAGATCGTGCTGGCGAGCGGCCCGCCGCATCAGGTCGAACCACTGGCGATCGTCGAACGCGGAGCAGTGGGGATCATCTCCTACGCGCAGAGCGCATTCTTCGGCATCGCCGCGTCCGAAGAAGCTGTGGCCTGGGGATATCTCTCTCCAGAACGCGCGAAGCAGGGAACTCCCGGATTCGCCTTCATGCTCTCGCCGACTCGCGGTCGAGCGCTCGCGCAACGGTTAGCGCAGGGGGAACGACTTCGTGCCCGCGTCCGTCTGCGCGTGGATATGCGATGGCCGGGACAGATGAAGATGGTCGTCGCCGAAATCCCCGGCACGCGCGTTCGCGATCAAGATATCGTCTTCACGGCTCATCTCGATCATCCGCCACCGGGAGCGAACGACAATGCCTCCGGAAGCGCTGCCCTCTTAGAGATCGCGCGCGTCCTTCTGACACTCATCCGCCAGGGGAAGATCCCACCGCCTCTGCGAACGATGCGCTTCTGGTGGGTGACGGAGATCGAGAGCACATATCGCTACTTCTTCGCAAATCCCGAGGAAGCCTCCCGCCTGTTGGTGAACGTCAACATTGACCAAGCGGGCGGAGATCGGCACGGACGCACGGATTTCATCGCGATTCGACAGCCGAGCTGGATGGGGACGTTCGCCGACGATATCATCCGCGCGATCGCGCGCTTGGCGTCAGATCTGGCTCCTGTTGGGCGCGCGCCTTCGCCGCTTTTCGTGGCGCCGACGGGGACGCGCGATCCCTTCGCGTTGCAATTCTGGCCCTACGCGCCGCTGTCGGACCATCTCGTCTTCGAGACGAGCGGCATCGGCGTCCCTTCGATCAGCCTGGCCGCGCCTTCGCTCCGATACATCCACACGAGCGAGGATCGGGTTGAACATCTGGATCCCACGGCGCTCAAGCGAATGGTGTTCCTGGGCGCGGCGTGTGGTCTTTTCCTCGCCAATGCGACGGCACGTGATTTACCGAAGCTCTTGGCTGAAGTGCGCGCGGGAGGAGCGGAACGCCTTGGAGAGGCCGAAGCGCGAGCGCTGCAATGGATCGCTGAGGGCACTCGCGAGGACGTCCACGCGCGCTTCAAACGCGCGTATCACATCGTGCAACAGGCGTACGAGCGCGAGAGTCGTATCCTCGCCTCGCTCGCGAAGCTCGCGCTCGCTGAAGGAGCCTCTGATCCTGTCGCCACGCTCAAATACGAGTCCGGCTTCACGTGGAATCTCTTCGTCCTTCAAGAAGCCGCCGTTCAGCTCTTGACCGAGCAGTATGAGCGCACATGTCGAACGCTTGGCGTCGCGCCGCAGGAGTTGGAGCCGGAGGCCGAAGAGCGGCGCCTTCATCAGTTCATCCCCATGCGCACGCTCTCACTGGGGCCGGAATTCCGCGCGTGGCTCGAGTACACTTCTCCACGACTGGGGCTTGGGCTCTCGACTCTCGTCAAGAATTTGATTGATGGAGAGCGCAGTCTCGCTCACATCTATTGGGCGGCATCCGCCGAATTCGAGAACGTGGCGCTGACGGACATCGAAGTATTCGTCAACGAGCTGGTGGCCAAAGGATGGGTGAAGCTGCGGGAACGCCAATAG